Proteins from one Salmo salar chromosome ssa29, Ssal_v3.1, whole genome shotgun sequence genomic window:
- the LOC100195615 gene encoding cullin-2 yields MSLKPRVVDFDETWNKLLTTIKAVVMLDYVERATWNDRFSYPTSFQLFGKIVFMTF; encoded by the coding sequence ATGTCCTTGAAGCCGCGGGTGGTGGACTTTGATGAAACATGGAACAAGCTACTGACGACAATCAAGGCTGTGGTGATGCTTGATTATGTGGAGAGGGCCACATGGAACGACAGATTTTCGTATCCTACCTCGTTTCAGCTCTTCGGAAAAATTGTTTTTATGACTTTCTGA